From one Polyangia bacterium genomic stretch:
- a CDS encoding class I SAM-dependent methyltransferase: MSGALYERLGLQTIGLEYCEACATESPHALQRGDLRGPWTEFAIRRCLGCGLGRTDPGPGDPYREAAAKQTEEKADDLTDKRSPSADAGSPWSREFGRALVEQQVPQPILDLGCGEGELLEVLARAGLDCEGTEMRPLCAALSRRRAGVPVEIGTIESFLSRPRPMGTIVLSHVLEHLPKPVETLRALSEHAEAIAVAVPNSLSARALLQWSGIPGRFAYAPGEHVWQMTPAALRGIFNQAGLRLMYLRAHANAPARAGFRSAIMRRLRFNGPTTNGGSPAMSVGADGHHVSDQVPTAVPSGAPSKAQSLAPRVAARAADRTLFEIERRLHPPWVGEQVVAIGRTRKVAAVCVSKHVRPSRLPDASSRPRLKRKLVVLTTTSSAVWDYTILALERNLAETGVAQLNARRLGANSLGARAAAKLGLLRNYGRLETLVFFKALMTPSAPSLFPTEFLFETVLYCMDCFPPAYPQWEKLLRALRPKVLFISSRQSAAHFHDRLGATESVWMPEATDPTEYRPERSLAKRRIDVLEIGRRHDSFHEKITDKLSAAGKVHFFELTPGQVVFPLKSDFVSGLGDSKISICFPCSMTHPARSGDCETTTHRYFESIASRSLIVGRCPRELHDLFGYDPVIAVDWSDPSGQILEILGHIAEYQEQVERNYRRLLEVGTWKVRTRAMLDFLRQRAIGISWPWAGANR; the protein is encoded by the coding sequence ATGTCGGGAGCACTATATGAGCGTCTCGGATTGCAGACGATCGGACTCGAGTACTGCGAAGCTTGCGCTACCGAATCGCCCCATGCGTTGCAAAGAGGCGACCTCAGAGGGCCATGGACCGAATTTGCAATTAGGCGTTGCCTAGGTTGCGGTCTCGGCAGAACCGATCCAGGTCCCGGAGATCCATACCGCGAAGCTGCCGCCAAACAGACAGAGGAAAAGGCAGACGATCTGACCGACAAGCGGTCGCCGAGCGCAGACGCCGGTTCTCCTTGGTCTCGGGAGTTCGGCCGCGCGCTTGTCGAGCAACAAGTTCCACAACCTATATTGGATCTCGGGTGCGGAGAGGGAGAACTCTTGGAGGTCCTGGCTCGTGCCGGCTTGGACTGTGAGGGCACTGAAATGCGTCCGCTCTGTGCAGCGTTGAGCCGGCGTCGCGCTGGCGTCCCAGTCGAGATCGGAACCATAGAATCATTCCTAAGCCGCCCCCGGCCCATGGGCACAATCGTTCTTTCGCACGTATTGGAGCACCTTCCCAAGCCAGTGGAGACACTCCGCGCTCTTTCCGAACATGCCGAAGCGATCGCCGTGGCAGTTCCCAACTCTTTGTCGGCGCGTGCGTTATTGCAGTGGTCCGGCATCCCAGGACGATTTGCTTATGCTCCTGGTGAGCATGTCTGGCAGATGACCCCCGCCGCGCTCCGTGGGATTTTCAACCAGGCAGGGCTCCGTTTGATGTATCTGCGTGCCCACGCCAACGCTCCGGCGCGTGCAGGTTTTCGATCTGCGATCATGCGCCGCCTGCGCTTCAACGGACCGACCACGAACGGCGGTTCGCCAGCCATGTCCGTCGGTGCTGATGGACACCATGTTTCTGACCAAGTACCGACAGCGGTTCCATCCGGGGCGCCCTCTAAGGCGCAGAGCCTGGCGCCCCGGGTCGCCGCACGCGCGGCCGATCGAACTCTATTCGAAATTGAACGTCGGTTGCACCCGCCATGGGTGGGCGAGCAGGTTGTTGCGATCGGACGGACACGGAAAGTGGCGGCGGTCTGCGTTTCGAAACACGTACGTCCGAGCCGGCTTCCCGACGCTTCTTCTCGGCCGCGACTGAAAAGAAAACTGGTGGTCCTCACGACCACCAGTTCGGCTGTCTGGGACTACACCATCCTCGCTCTTGAACGCAATCTTGCGGAGACCGGTGTTGCACAACTGAACGCCCGTCGCCTCGGGGCGAATAGCCTGGGCGCGCGGGCAGCGGCCAAACTCGGACTATTGCGCAACTATGGACGGCTTGAAACGTTAGTCTTCTTTAAGGCGTTGATGACCCCCTCAGCTCCAAGCCTCTTTCCTACCGAGTTCCTGTTTGAGACGGTCTTGTACTGCATGGACTGCTTTCCGCCAGCCTACCCACAATGGGAAAAGTTGCTTCGCGCGCTCCGGCCAAAAGTCCTCTTTATCTCATCTCGCCAATCAGCCGCCCATTTCCACGACCGACTGGGCGCAACTGAATCTGTCTGGATGCCCGAAGCCACAGATCCTACCGAATATCGCCCAGAGCGCTCTCTCGCCAAACGACGGATTGATGTGCTCGAAATTGGACGCCGACACGACTCATTTCACGAAAAGATCACGGATAAGCTCAGCGCAGCGGGGAAGGTCCATTTCTTCGAGCTGACGCCCGGACAGGTTGTCTTTCCCTTGAAATCTGATTTCGTCAGCGGACTGGGAGATAGCAAAATTTCGATCTGCTTCCCTTGTTCGATGACCCATCCGGCGCGGTCGGGTGATTGCGAGACGACAACACACCGCTACTTCGAGTCAATCGCGTCTCGATCATTGATCGTCGGACGATGCCCTCGCGAATTGCACGACCTTTTCGGCTATGACCCTGTTATCGCGGTCGATTGGAGCGACCCATCAGGCCAGATTCTAGAGATTCTTGGCCATATCGCCGAATATCAGGAACAGGTGGAACGAAACTATCGGCGGTTGCTGGAAGTCGGGACTTGGAAGGTCCGCACGCGTGCAATGCTCGATTTTCTCCGCCAGCGTGCGATCGGAATAAGTTGGCCGTGGGCGGGAGCCAATCGTTGA
- a CDS encoding NAD-dependent epimerase/dehydratase family protein, translating to MRVLVTGSNGLIGSEAVGYFDRLGAEVTGVDNNMRAVFFGPDGDTRWNQQRLQAQAPRFHHVELDIRNREAVLALLAERPFDLIVHCAAQPSHDLAAKMPFEDFDVNAVGTLNLLEALRRHRPDAVFIMMSTNKVYGDAPNEVPLEERPTRWEYARPEDFAGISESCRIDRCLHSLFGASKVAADVMAQEYGRYFGLKVGIFRGGCLTGPQHSGVELHGFLSYLVKAAMTGITYRIYGYKGKQVRDNIHARDVLRAIHRFYEAPRPGEVYNLGGGRDNSVSLLEAADLVAEMGGGKLKTEYVDVPRRGDHICYISDLRKLKAHYPGWKIEVSLREILTEIVDGWKVRHQAG from the coding sequence ATGCGCGTTTTAGTGACGGGATCGAACGGCCTCATCGGTTCGGAGGCAGTGGGTTACTTCGATAGGCTGGGCGCAGAGGTCACGGGCGTCGACAACAACATGCGCGCCGTTTTCTTCGGCCCCGACGGCGACACTCGCTGGAACCAGCAGCGCTTGCAGGCGCAGGCTCCGCGCTTTCACCACGTCGAGCTGGACATCCGCAACCGCGAGGCGGTGCTGGCCTTGCTAGCCGAGCGCCCGTTCGATCTGATCGTCCACTGCGCCGCGCAGCCGTCCCACGATCTGGCGGCGAAGATGCCGTTCGAAGACTTCGACGTCAACGCGGTGGGCACACTGAATTTGCTGGAGGCCCTGCGCCGCCACCGCCCGGACGCGGTGTTCATCATGATGAGCACCAACAAGGTCTATGGCGACGCGCCCAACGAAGTGCCGCTGGAGGAACGCCCGACGCGCTGGGAGTATGCGCGGCCGGAAGACTTCGCCGGCATTTCAGAATCGTGCCGCATCGATCGCTGTTTGCACTCGCTGTTCGGCGCTTCGAAGGTGGCGGCGGACGTCATGGCCCAGGAATACGGCCGCTATTTCGGCCTGAAAGTGGGCATTTTCCGCGGCGGCTGCTTGACCGGCCCGCAACACAGCGGCGTCGAGCTGCACGGGTTTTTGTCCTACCTGGTGAAGGCGGCCATGACTGGCATCACCTATCGGATCTATGGTTACAAGGGCAAGCAGGTACGCGACAACATCCACGCTCGCGACGTGCTGCGGGCCATCCATCGTTTCTATGAGGCGCCGCGGCCGGGCGAGGTTTACAACCTGGGCGGCGGGCGCGACAACAGCGTGTCGTTGCTGGAAGCGGCTGATCTGGTGGCCGAGATGGGCGGTGGCAAACTGAAGACCGAGTACGTCGACGTCCCCCGGCGCGGCGATCACATCTGTTACATCTCCGACCTCCGCAAGCTGAAGGCGCACTACCCGGGCTGGAAGATCGAGGTCTCGTTGCGCGAGATCCTGACCGAGATCGTCGACGGCTGGAAAGTCCGCCACCAGGCCGGCTAG
- a CDS encoding glycosyltransferase family 4 protein — protein MANATAVALDRHGKLGVYMTGIIAGQSTLLGRALHFLSPLGPVWRNRVLDIHHDSLRSLFPVEAGARLVALLAESIGLDSPSLYDAIFVAHDEAVARVSWSKDITAIYAYEDAALRTFQHASARAIGRVWDLPIPHYRVVEQMWKTEQRQWAGAATTGPVVTPEWKKHRKDSELALATVISVASNHTRRSLENADVRVPVIVNPYGFPVFDFAPKEKPNQGPFTVLSVGLQGLGKGTHYLLQAWKKAAIKDARLRLVGPMRLSQRFLQDYAGLFEHVAYVPKPKLGEEYRAADVLAFPTLGDGFGLVIQEAMCCGTPVITTPASGGPESITDGHDGWLVPSRDVDALVARLRACAADRDQLYTMGKLARARAERWTWREAGDALVAALTRELA, from the coding sequence GTGGCCAATGCCACGGCCGTTGCTCTGGATCGACACGGGAAGCTGGGCGTTTACATGACCGGAATCATCGCCGGTCAGTCGACACTACTGGGGCGGGCGCTGCATTTCCTGTCGCCGCTGGGTCCGGTGTGGCGCAATCGGGTGCTGGATATTCACCATGATAGCCTGCGATCGCTGTTTCCCGTCGAGGCTGGCGCGCGCCTGGTGGCCCTGCTCGCAGAATCGATCGGCCTTGACAGCCCAAGCTTATACGATGCGATCTTCGTGGCACACGACGAAGCGGTGGCGCGCGTCTCGTGGTCCAAAGACATCACGGCGATCTATGCATACGAGGACGCCGCCTTGCGAACGTTCCAGCACGCCTCGGCGCGCGCGATTGGCCGAGTGTGGGATTTGCCCATTCCGCACTACCGGGTGGTCGAACAAATGTGGAAGACCGAGCAAAGACAATGGGCCGGCGCCGCAACCACCGGGCCGGTTGTCACGCCGGAATGGAAAAAACACCGCAAAGACTCCGAGCTGGCTTTGGCCACGGTCATCTCAGTGGCCTCCAATCACACTCGCCGTTCTTTGGAAAATGCCGACGTGAGAGTTCCCGTCATCGTCAATCCTTACGGCTTTCCTGTCTTTGATTTTGCGCCCAAGGAGAAGCCAAATCAGGGGCCCTTCACAGTCTTGTCGGTCGGTCTACAAGGGTTGGGAAAAGGGACGCACTACCTTTTGCAAGCCTGGAAGAAAGCTGCCATCAAAGACGCTCGACTACGATTGGTGGGTCCCATGCGACTGTCGCAACGATTTCTGCAAGACTACGCTGGCCTGTTCGAGCACGTGGCGTATGTGCCCAAGCCCAAGCTGGGTGAAGAATACCGGGCCGCCGATGTGCTGGCATTTCCAACACTGGGCGACGGCTTCGGCCTGGTTATTCAAGAAGCCATGTGTTGCGGAACGCCGGTCATTACCACGCCGGCCAGCGGCGGGCCGGAATCCATCACCGACGGCCACGACGGCTGGCTGGTGCCTTCGCGGGACGTGGACGCCCTGGTGGCACGGTTGCGGGCCTGCGCTGCCGACCGCGACCAGTTGTACACCATGGGCAAGTTGGCCCGCGCTCGCGCCGAGCGCTGGACCTGGCGGGAGGCCGGCGACGCGTTGGTGGCCGCACTGACCCGGGAGTTGGCCTGA
- a CDS encoding polysaccharide biosynthesis C-terminal domain-containing protein: MSRAERSTRVAANAWASMMSNVASLMVGLVAVPLTLRALGTEGYGTFQVLTSLGNIAAFADAGLGLAVLTRVGQLAGAGQHDQIRQTVGGALLVIAAVVVVVAGLAVAALRIWDVPAYLKVPLSLQVQAQHGCLIVVAAFSVRMLLSVFSSAHAGMQITHLLVRWSVGSALVTQTVTVAVATATRRLDLALGGQAILSLLGAAGAARLGCALAPATRPLFGLRYAAEGWHLLRSGFVYYLLQIEVLIIGSIDNVVIAKLLGVQAVALYSLTSRAITLAFSMVYSLGVSFWGGVAQAIGSGDIEWIRTEASRMRRLGTLWMAVIAGGFAAVGAPVIALWTGGRLLIDPWLPVALGTYYALLGHTMIDASILNGAEKIRQQVVTVGFDAILNLTLSVLLARRIGYTGVGLGTLVAYATCTFLPQQIFSWRLVVKGSRPPFWTRSLTTVVLSIASGVGIHRLLTGPLALQPLAATLIGGVASVAVTLVFVRVVVGREGIETLVRTLRRRAPAPVTTESLSP, translated from the coding sequence ATGAGCCGGGCTGAGCGAAGCACCCGGGTCGCTGCCAACGCCTGGGCGTCCATGATGAGCAACGTGGCCAGCCTGATGGTGGGGCTGGTGGCCGTGCCGCTAACGCTCCGCGCGCTGGGCACCGAGGGCTATGGCACCTTCCAGGTGCTGACATCGTTGGGCAACATTGCCGCCTTTGCCGACGCTGGCCTGGGCTTGGCGGTCCTCACGCGCGTCGGGCAACTGGCGGGCGCGGGCCAGCATGATCAGATCCGGCAAACGGTGGGCGGGGCGCTGCTGGTGATCGCGGCCGTTGTCGTGGTCGTCGCCGGGCTAGCCGTGGCGGCGCTGCGGATCTGGGACGTGCCGGCGTATCTAAAAGTCCCGTTGTCGCTGCAAGTGCAGGCGCAGCATGGCTGCTTGATCGTCGTCGCCGCCTTCTCGGTTCGCATGCTGCTGTCGGTCTTCTCCAGCGCGCACGCCGGCATGCAGATCACCCATCTGCTGGTGCGATGGAGTGTCGGCAGCGCGCTGGTCACGCAGACGGTGACGGTGGCGGTGGCGACCGCCACGCGTCGGCTGGACCTGGCGTTGGGCGGGCAGGCGATCCTCAGCCTGCTCGGCGCCGCCGGCGCGGCGCGCCTGGGGTGCGCGCTGGCCCCCGCCACGCGGCCGCTCTTCGGTCTGCGTTACGCCGCCGAAGGGTGGCACCTGTTGCGTTCGGGGTTCGTTTATTACCTGCTGCAGATCGAAGTGCTGATCATCGGTAGTATCGACAACGTGGTCATCGCCAAGCTGCTGGGTGTGCAGGCGGTCGCCCTTTACAGCCTCACCTCTCGCGCGATCACTCTGGCCTTCTCGATGGTTTATTCGCTGGGCGTGAGCTTCTGGGGCGGCGTCGCGCAGGCCATTGGCAGCGGCGACATCGAATGGATCCGCACCGAAGCCAGTCGGATGCGGCGTCTTGGCACCTTGTGGATGGCGGTTATCGCCGGCGGATTCGCCGCCGTCGGCGCGCCGGTGATCGCCCTCTGGACCGGCGGGCGGCTCTTGATCGATCCTTGGCTGCCGGTCGCTCTGGGAACCTACTACGCGTTGCTGGGGCACACGATGATCGATGCGTCGATCTTGAACGGTGCCGAGAAGATCCGGCAGCAGGTGGTCACCGTCGGGTTCGACGCGATCCTGAACCTCACCCTCAGCGTGCTGCTGGCGCGCCGGATTGGCTATACGGGGGTTGGTTTGGGAACGCTGGTGGCCTATGCGACCTGCACGTTCTTGCCGCAGCAGATCTTTTCGTGGCGGCTGGTTGTGAAGGGGTCGCGCCCGCCGTTTTGGACGCGATCGCTGACGACGGTCGTGCTCAGCATCGCGTCTGGCGTGGGTATTCACCGACTCTTGACCGGCCCATTGGCTTTACAGCCGCTGGCGGCGACGCTGATCGGCGGCGTGGCGTCGGTGGCAGTCACGCTGGTCTTCGTGCGTGTGGTCGTCGGACGCGAAGGGATCGAAACGCTGGTGCGCACCCTGCGCCGACGCGCGCCGGCCCCGGTCACCACCGAGAGCTTGTCGCCGTGA
- a CDS encoding CmcI family methyltransferase, translating into MIQLPDDMIRIQEVIYRLRPDVLIETGVAHGGSLVFYASLFKAMGRGRVVDVDIEIRPHNRQAIEAHELKPFITLIEGSSIDSGIIEQVKTLVKPGETVLVVLDSNHTKAHVAGELSACAPLVTAGSYIVATDGVMSLVHDAPGGKKEWTGDNPTVAAFEFADTHPEFVLEEPPFPFKEGQVTERVTHWPGAYLRRR; encoded by the coding sequence ATGATCCAACTGCCCGACGACATGATCCGCATCCAGGAGGTGATCTACCGGCTGCGTCCGGACGTCTTGATCGAAACCGGTGTGGCTCACGGCGGTTCGCTGGTCTTCTACGCCAGTCTGTTCAAGGCGATGGGTCGCGGTCGAGTGGTGGACGTGGACATCGAGATCCGCCCACACAACCGCCAGGCCATCGAAGCGCACGAATTGAAGCCGTTCATCACCCTGATCGAGGGATCGTCAATCGACAGCGGGATCATCGAACAAGTGAAGACGCTGGTAAAGCCCGGCGAGACGGTGCTGGTGGTGCTGGATTCCAACCACACCAAGGCGCACGTGGCCGGCGAGCTTTCGGCCTGTGCGCCGCTGGTGACGGCGGGCTCGTACATCGTTGCTACCGACGGCGTGATGAGCTTGGTCCACGACGCTCCGGGCGGCAAAAAAGAATGGACCGGCGACAACCCCACGGTGGCGGCTTTTGAATTCGCCGACACCCACCCGGAGTTCGTCCTGGAAGAGCCGCCGTTTCCTTTCAAGGAGGGCCAGGTGACCGAGCGCGTGACACACTGGCCGGGCGCGTACTTGCGCAGGCGGTAA
- a CDS encoding NAD-dependent epimerase/dehydratase family protein — protein sequence MFYLAVAALGTAGLIVACTPSNIRLVQAAGCHKLVMGGSCVENAPPDRPLVESAAADPRTLYAACKRAAWHVAHALSAEAEVELAWARIFHLHGPAKIGDGFCPGWPASCARARRSN from the coding sequence GTGTTTTATCTGGCCGTCGCCGCGCTGGGAACGGCGGGACTCATCGTCGCCTGCACGCCTAGCAACATTAGGCTGGTCCAGGCGGCGGGATGCCACAAGTTGGTGATGGGTGGATCGTGCGTCGAGAACGCGCCGCCCGATCGACCGCTGGTGGAAAGCGCCGCGGCCGATCCGCGCACGCTGTACGCGGCGTGCAAGCGCGCCGCCTGGCACGTGGCGCACGCCCTGTCCGCCGAGGCCGAGGTCGAGCTGGCCTGGGCGCGGATCTTTCACTTGCACGGCCCGGCGAAGATCGGCGACGGCTTTTGCCCTGGGTGGCCAGCCAGCTGCGCGCGGGCGCGGCGGTCGAACTGA
- a CDS encoding glycosyltransferase family 4 protein, giving the protein MSASAAASDGAEPRLLVCYHFFHPDQVVSARMFSDLAAQQQRRGWRVSALTSNRLWHAPAESLPARQTWSGVDIHRLYRPPFDQARPAQRLANSAWMIAGWLTQALALQKFDAVVIGSDPAFAALLAVPLRRVRPKTAIVHWCFDLYPEAIYAEGMGRGVKVAGPVAESLMGAAYRSCDAIVDIGAGMRTRLARYGGGWRSETITPWALLEPPAVAAPDPVERARLFGDAKLALLYAGTMGRAHDFALFLELARRCRARSGDAIRLCFACRGNRHAELRAAVGADDSNVTLVPFTDEGALPARLQSADIHLLSLRPEWAGVVVPSKFFASLAVGRPVLYAGPPESEIASWIDTHDLGLVLEAGGIDAAIDRLHGFLQAPAALAAWQKNAQEVYRGHFSQSIGNDRWNDLLRALVAERG; this is encoded by the coding sequence GTGAGCGCGTCCGCCGCCGCCAGCGATGGGGCGGAGCCGCGCCTGCTGGTTTGCTATCACTTCTTCCATCCCGACCAGGTGGTCAGCGCCCGGATGTTCAGCGACCTGGCTGCGCAGCAACAACGGCGCGGCTGGCGGGTCAGCGCCCTGACCAGCAATCGCCTGTGGCACGCCCCGGCGGAAAGCTTGCCGGCCCGGCAGACCTGGTCTGGCGTGGACATCCATCGTCTTTACCGCCCCCCGTTTGATCAGGCGCGCCCGGCGCAGCGGCTGGCCAACAGCGCTTGGATGATCGCCGGCTGGCTGACGCAGGCGCTGGCGCTGCAAAAGTTCGACGCGGTGGTGATCGGATCGGATCCAGCCTTCGCCGCGCTGCTGGCGGTGCCGCTGCGGCGGGTACGTCCCAAGACCGCCATCGTGCACTGGTGTTTCGATCTGTACCCGGAGGCGATCTACGCCGAAGGGATGGGCCGCGGCGTGAAAGTGGCGGGCCCGGTGGCCGAATCCTTGATGGGCGCGGCGTATCGCAGCTGCGACGCCATCGTCGACATCGGCGCAGGCATGCGGACGCGGCTCGCGCGTTATGGCGGCGGCTGGCGCAGCGAGACCATCACGCCGTGGGCGCTGCTGGAACCACCGGCGGTGGCGGCGCCCGATCCGGTCGAGCGGGCCCGGCTGTTCGGCGACGCCAAGCTGGCGTTGCTGTATGCCGGCACCATGGGGCGCGCGCACGATTTCGCATTGTTTTTGGAACTGGCGCGCCGCTGCCGGGCACGGTCAGGTGACGCCATTCGCCTGTGTTTTGCCTGTCGGGGCAATCGTCACGCCGAGCTGCGGGCCGCCGTGGGCGCCGATGACAGCAACGTCACCCTGGTGCCGTTCACCGACGAGGGGGCTTTGCCGGCGCGCCTGCAAAGCGCGGACATTCACCTTCTCAGCCTGCGGCCCGAATGGGCGGGCGTGGTGGTGCCGTCGAAGTTCTTCGCCTCGCTGGCGGTGGGCCGCCCGGTCCTGTACGCCGGCCCGCCCGAGTCGGAGATCGCCTCGTGGATCGACACGCACGATCTAGGATTGGTCCTGGAGGCCGGCGGGATTGATGCCGCCATCGATCGCCTGCACGGGTTCTTGCAAGCGCCAGCCGCGCTGGCGGCGTGGCAAAAAAACGCCCAGGAGGTCTATCGCGGACATTTTTCCCAGAGCATCGGCAACGATCGCTGGAACGACCTTCTGCGCGCGCTGGTGGCCGAGCGCGGCTGA
- a CDS encoding glycosyltransferase family 4 protein, with protein MEAVLVSHPHAAAFANGVAAAFERRSKLALYVSGVVASRATLSGQLMNQFAAATPVVRNRIIAGVRPKRVRSLAPVELAARLVARAFGSTNRPRSLYDAMFVSHDTAVELLEWPRRTDMVYAYEDAALRTFVRAARRGLARVWDLPLPHYQTLEKMWIAEMARWPGAHGSDPPTPIEPDWKKRRKDAELGLATAVSVASAHTRASLEDLGVKIPVVVTPYGFPVEAFQPKTAMNDGPFTVLAVGTQDLRKGTPYLLEAWKKAGLKNAHLRLIGRLNLSSSFLDRYAGLFEHVPYEANAGLGAIYRAADLLMFPTLGDGYGLVIQEAMSCATPVVTTPCGGGPESIRHGETGWIVPPRDIDALVEHLRFAAANRDKIFAVGQAARARAEQWTWRQAGEALVRALSQL; from the coding sequence ATGGAGGCTGTGCTGGTCAGCCATCCGCACGCAGCGGCCTTCGCCAACGGCGTCGCGGCGGCGTTCGAACGCCGGAGCAAGCTGGCTCTTTACGTCAGCGGCGTGGTCGCTTCGCGCGCGACGCTGTCCGGGCAGCTGATGAATCAGTTCGCCGCCGCCACGCCGGTGGTGCGCAATCGCATCATCGCTGGCGTGCGCCCGAAGCGGGTGCGGTCGCTGGCCCCCGTCGAGCTGGCGGCGCGTCTGGTGGCGCGCGCCTTCGGGAGCACCAACCGCCCGCGCTCGCTGTACGACGCCATGTTCGTCTCGCACGACACGGCGGTCGAGCTTTTGGAATGGCCGCGGCGCACGGACATGGTTTACGCGTACGAGGACGCCGCCCTGCGCACGTTCGTGCGCGCCGCTCGCCGCGGGCTGGCCCGGGTTTGGGATCTACCGCTGCCGCACTATCAAACCCTGGAAAAAATGTGGATCGCCGAGATGGCCCGCTGGCCGGGCGCGCACGGCTCTGATCCGCCCACGCCGATCGAACCGGACTGGAAGAAGCGCCGCAAGGACGCCGAGTTGGGCTTGGCCACGGCAGTTTCGGTGGCGTCAGCGCACACCCGCGCGTCGCTGGAAGACCTGGGCGTGAAGATCCCGGTCGTCGTCACCCCGTACGGTTTTCCCGTCGAGGCATTCCAGCCGAAGACCGCCATGAATGACGGCCCGTTCACAGTGCTGGCGGTGGGCACCCAGGATCTGCGCAAGGGAACGCCGTACCTGCTGGAGGCCTGGAAGAAGGCCGGCCTCAAGAACGCCCACCTGCGCCTGATCGGCCGCTTGAACCTGTCGAGCAGTTTTCTCGATCGCTACGCCGGCTTGTTCGAGCACGTTCCCTACGAAGCCAACGCTGGGCTGGGCGCCATCTACCGCGCCGCCGATTTGCTGATGTTCCCGACGCTGGGCGACGGCTACGGTCTGGTCATTCAGGAAGCGATGTCGTGCGCCACGCCGGTGGTCACCACACCCTGTGGCGGCGGCCCCGAATCCATTCGCCACGGCGAGACCGGCTGGATCGTGCCCCCGCGCGACATCGACGCGCTGGTGGAACACCTGCGCTTTGCCGCCGCCAACCGCGACAAGATCTTTGCCGTCGGCCAGGCCGCCCGCGCCCGGGCCGAGCAGTGGACCTGGCGCCAAGCCGGCGAAGCGCTGGTGCGCGCGCTGTCGCAGCTTTAA
- a CDS encoding class I SAM-dependent methyltransferase, with protein MSAPPDFDWLERCFACGASGLQPVGAYHFLPWQGGFVPDAWLAWCHDTALLIRCGRCGSQGPFRRPSEALLSSWYAQQSYAAGDVISEGHRRATERLRSIGKATLVDIGCGGGTFLDLLPPDIQGFGLEPSLKSAAFGRARGRRIFAPDAEGWSADLPDAVDVIALFDVIEHLRTPGPFVRRLLRRLNPGGRLVIFTGDAGSAWSRRWGIRWWYHGWAGHLSCFSATGLGTLLQGMNLSRESIDSLVYMHDTPTLRRRVRELPLRLANRIGALRLLDAVRPPYASSPYSVDHMLMVARAPA; from the coding sequence GTGAGCGCGCCGCCCGATTTCGATTGGTTGGAGCGCTGTTTTGCCTGCGGCGCCAGTGGCCTTCAGCCGGTCGGGGCCTATCACTTTCTGCCGTGGCAGGGCGGCTTTGTTCCCGACGCCTGGCTTGCCTGGTGCCACGACACCGCGCTTTTGATTCGTTGCGGGCGCTGCGGCTCGCAAGGGCCTTTTCGCCGCCCGTCGGAAGCGCTGCTGTCATCATGGTATGCCCAGCAAAGCTATGCTGCCGGCGATGTGATCTCGGAAGGCCACCGCCGCGCCACCGAGCGTCTGCGTTCCATTGGCAAGGCAACGCTGGTCGACATCGGATGCGGCGGTGGCACGTTTCTCGATCTGTTGCCGCCCGACATTCAGGGCTTCGGGCTTGAGCCGTCGCTAAAAAGCGCGGCATTCGGGCGGGCGCGCGGCCGGCGCATTTTCGCGCCCGACGCCGAAGGATGGTCGGCCGATCTGCCGGACGCCGTCGATGTGATCGCCCTGTTTGACGTGATCGAGCACCTGCGCACGCCTGGCCCGTTCGTTCGCCGGTTACTGCGGCGGCTGAACCCGGGCGGGCGCCTGGTGATCTTCACCGGCGACGCCGGGTCGGCCTGGTCGCGCCGCTGGGGGATTCGGTGGTGGTATCACGGCTGGGCAGGGCACCTTTCGTGCTTCAGCGCCACCGGCCTTGGCACGTTGCTGCAGGGAATGAATCTTTCGCGTGAGTCTATCGACAGCCTGGTCTACATGCACGACACGCCGACGCTGCGCCGCCGAGTGCGCGAGTTGCCGCTGCGGCTGGCCAATCGCATCGGCGCGCTGCGGCTACTGGACGCCGTCCGGCCTCCGTACGCCTCGTCTCCTTACAGCGTCGACCACATGCTGATGGTGGCACGCGCGCCCGCCTGA